The Pseudofrankia sp. DC12 region CTCGGTCAGCCACGTGCGCCGTTCACCTCTGCCGGAGTACGACCAGGCCGGCTTCTGCTGACCGGACCAAAGCCGCAGCAGTGCCGTGGCCCACGGTTCGCCAAAGCGGGTGACGAGCCGTCCGAGCCCCTCGACGTGGTCGGCGGTCAGGTATTCGAGCTGGAACGGCCGCAGCAGCATTGTCGCCGCCGCCTCGTCCGCCAGGGCGTCCGCCGTCCGCAGCGCCGGGCCGAGGAGGCCGCGGACCAGTCGGCCGGCCCCGGGAGAGGCCACCGCCAGCGCGCCGTCCCAGAACGGCTCGAGCGTTGCCGCCGCGTTCCGCGCACCGGCATGGTCACCGGCGGAGGCCATCGCGGCGAGCTGTTCGAGCGCCCACGCGGGCGAGGATCTCGCCCGGTTCGCGAACGCCTGCTCCCGGGGCCAGACGACGACCGCGGCCCGGTGGTACCAGCGGTCCAGGGTGTTGCCCCAGTTGCCCATGTAGCCCTCGTACTCCGAGGCATGCGGCTCGAAGTCCTCGGCGCTGGCGGAGTCGCACACCTCGGCGTCGTCGACGTCGAGCAAGATCTGCTCGCCGCGCCCACCGTCGGGGCCGGTCCAGTAGGTGAGCGTGACCGTCTCGTCGATCAGCTCCTGGATGTCGTAGTCGCCGTCCTCCGCGTCGTCGCCGTCCTCCGCGTCCTCGCCGTCGTCCCAGTACCGGTCCTGGTACTCGAGGTCGTCGGCCTCGTAGGCGCTGTGGGTCGTCTTCACGTCGGCGAGCGCGAGCACGGCCTCGCAGCCGGCCCGCTCCACCGCGGCCCGCAGCATCGCCACCCGGCGGACGTCGGCACCCTTGAGCGCGGACCAGCCCAGCGACCGGGGCGTGTACTCGTGGTCGAGCAGGTAGACCAGCCGGCCCGGCGGATCCGCGACCCGGCCTCCGTAGGTGGGCGTCGGCGTCGTGAAGTGCTCGCGCAGCAGCGTCCCGAGGCCTCGGACGGTCGCCTCGTCTCCCTGCGGGGCGCTCTCGTCGCGCCGGGCCAGCAGGTTGTAGGTCAGGGCGACCCGGTAGCCCGTGCGCACCTCGGTCACCTCGTGCCGGCAGTCGGCGTAGAAGGCGACGATCGACAGGTCGGTCTCCGAGCCGGGGAAGCGCTGTTCCTCACCGCCGTGGCGCACCACCAGCTCGCCGCCGCTGTGGACCGACGGCAGCGTCACCACGACCGTGCCGACCATCAGGTCGTTCTTCTCGCTGTCCTGGTGCGGCAGGAAGAACTGGTCCGCCTCGTAGACCAGCAGAGAGTGCGGCTCGGCGGACAGCTCGGCATCGTCCGGGATGCCCATCTCGACCTGGGCGCGCTTGAGGAGGAGGGCCATCACCTCGTCGTCCCAGACGGCCCGCGCGAGGTGCTTCGGGACCTCCCACGTGTGCCGCACCGCCGGGTCGGTCAGCGTCTCCTCGCCACGGCCGAACCGGGCGGGCTGAGCGATCCCGATGAGCTGGCGGGCCACGGCGGCGCTGATGGGCAGCGGGATCGGCCCGACGCCCTCGACCTCCAGGGCCAGATCGCCTGTCCGGGTCGTCGACGCCGACCAGAAATCGGCCCGCGCCTCAGCGCGCAACGCCTCGGCCAGCGCGGCGCGCGCCGACGTCGTCCCCATCCACGGCCTCCACACGTGTCCCCACACAGACAGAAGATCCAGGCGGAACCATAGAGGAGCCGGGAGGAGCCGCCGCAAGGGACCGCCCCTCCTGTGGCGTCACATACCTCGCTACCCCCTCCCTTCTGTGGTGGCATTGACTCCCAGACCCCCCGTCTCTGTGGTGCCTTGGCTGAGATCAGCCCAGGCGAGACGACGAGCTCGCCGCATCCTCGCTGACGCGAACCCGTGGTGGGCGAGCGCGGCGGCCGGCACGGATCCGACGGCGTGGACCCGTGCCAACCGCACCCTGCGCGATCGGGCCAGCCAGGGGCCCGAGAAGACCACGGCCCCACTGGTCACGGCGCAGGTATCGAAGCTGGTTTGAGGCCTGCCTTGGCCGGCGTGTCAGGCGCCGAGTGGCTCACTGATAGTGGTAGCGGCAGGCGATGACGGTGATCTGGCCGGGCTCAACCGCGTAAACCAGTCGATGTTCGTCATCGATCCGGCGTGAGCGCAGCCCGGCCAGGTTGTTGCGCAACAGCTCAGGCTTGCCGATCCCCGGCCCCTCGGGATCCCGTTTGATGTCCGCGATCAACACGTTGATCCGCTTAAGTGTCTTCCGGTCCTGGCCCTGCCAGTAGAGGTAGTCATCCCAGGCGTGGTCGGTCCAGATCAGCTTCACTCGTCGGGATCCAGCAACCGTTCGACCGCATCGCCCGAGCGCCACTGCTCCACGCTCTCCATCAGCCGCCTGGCATTGGCCGGGGTGCGCAGCAGGTAGTTGGTCTCGACGATCGAGTCCCAGTCCTCCTTGCTCACGAGCACCGCGTTCCCACGCTTCGAGACGATCTCGACAGGCGTGTGATCGGCATTGACCTGCTCGATCAGCGGGAACAGAGTCTTCCGCGCCTCGCTGGCGCTGATCGCCGCCGCCATGGCGTCCTCCGATCCAGAGCTTGCCGAATGTTGTACCAGATACGGTACAAGAACTCGGCGGCTACGTCGATGACGGCGACCCTGCCGGCCCAGCTCCTGGGGCGCCAAGCGACGCTCCAGCCGGAGGGCCGGCGGCCTGATCGGACGTGCATACTACAGCACTGGTTACTTCGACACTGGTGGGTCATGCAGTACCATGTACCGACTTCGAGTTCCGCCTCGTCGCGGCACGAGGGGTGCGACGGCACGAGGGGTGCGACGGCACGAGGGGTGCGACGGCACGAAGGGTGCGACGGCACGAAGGGTGCGCCATGATGAAGGGAGCTGACGTGGGCGAGTTGGCAACCGGAGTCGTGGAGGAGGCATCCGTGGCTACCCATGGGAAGCCTGTCATGCCTTCAGCCGAGGAAGCCGCCGCGCTCGTCCTGCTGGCCGACGTCTTGGCGAATGGCGACGGCTCGGAGAGCCGAGGGCCGCTGCCGTACCGCCTGGTCGGCGGACAGCACGAGGCGGAATTGCCCGAGTCGGTTGTCGAGGTTCTGCGACAGGTGGCGGCGGCAATGGCGGCGGGACGAGCGGTGTCCGTCGTCATCCTGGACAGCGAGCTCACGGTCCGCGAGGCCGCCGAGTTGCTGGGCGTCCCACGCGCCGAAATGGTCAGGCTTCTGGACATCGGTGAGATTCCGTTCACCCGGCCGCGGTCGAGCCGCCGGGTTCGACTGGACGGCCTGCTGGCCTACAAGGAACGGCTCGGGCGCCGCCGACGGGAACTGCTCGACGAGATGACCGCCGATGCCATGACCGAAGGCACCTACGGCATGTCATCTGAGAACTGGGCGAACGGCGCGGCATGAGAGCCGGCGGAACAGCGCTCGAACGGCCGCGAACCGCGCATTCCTGGCTGTGACCGTCGCCGTCCTGGGCGCGGGTACCGAAGCCAGCTTGAGACTTGCCTTGTGGCGGCGCCACCACAAGGTTCCGCCGCCAGGCGGTATGAAGGGCCGCGACCGCCACGATCAGGCACCCGGTCCGTGGGCCGCGCGGCGGAATGTCGGGTTGTCGGGGTAGTCGCGCGCGGCGGCCCGAAAGATCTTCCGCCTGCCGGCAGTCGCACGGCCGTTGCGGAGCTCCGCGCCGACCTCGCTCCACCAGTCCCGCGCGTTCACGCCAGCGCCGAAGACGGGCAGCAGGTCGGCCCGGATGCCAGCCCGCCTCAGCAGTGCCCCGACCGCCGACGCGGACTGGTACGCGCCGGCGAGCGCCGCTATCTCGTCGTCGGACAGTCCCACCGGCTCGCCGTTCGGGCCTGGCGGATCCTCCGACGCAGGCCGGCCGGCGTCCGGCGCGGCACCTCCGTCTGCCGGCAAGTGATCACCCGCCCGCGCGTAGTCGCCGACGGCGACATTCTTCACCCCGCGGATGTTGCCAAACGAGTATTTCGACACGTCAGACACCGTTCAGCTCCCTGCTGTCCCGTCCTTCGGCTTGTCCGGGCCCGCGGGCCCGCTGGGCCGCCGCCCGCCCGGCGGGCTGGTGCCACCGCCGGCGCCCGGCGGCCGCTCCCGCCCGTCCCCGGCCCGGCTGTTCGTGCCGATCGCGACGTTGTCGCCGACGACGTCGCCGAACAGGTAGCTGGTGATGTTGTTGACGATGGTCCGCCGGCGGTCGGTCAGGTCGGAGGTGTCGACGCCCCGGGCGTCGAAGAACTCCTCCAAGGCGGCGAGCAGCCGGTCCTGGAGGCGGGCGACCTGGCCTTGCTCGTCGATGTGTGAGTTGTAGTACCGGTGCTCGTCGCGGGCGACAGCCTCCCGCAGCGAGTACGCGAGCCCGTAGTCGAAGCGGCGCAGCCGGCGAAGCGCGCGGGCGTCGCGCGCGGGCGTCGCGCGCGGACCGCCGCCGGTGGCCGAGCTCCTCGGCGAGCCCGGCCCCGCATTTGCGGGGGCTGGCGAACAGGGCGCCCAGGGTCTGCCGAGCGGCCGAGCGCAGAATGTCCCAGGCCCTCTCGCGGGGGCCGACCAGGCCGGAGACGTCACCGAGCCAGGACTCGTCGACCGGTAGCAGGCCGTGCGCGGAGACCTCGACCATCAACAAGTTCGCGCTGAGCTCCGCCCGGACGAACATGGTGACCACCAGCTCGCCGTCCCAGCCGGTCAGCTGGAGGCAGAGGTACGCGCGCCTTTTGGGGTGCGGGCTGTGCAGCTCCTCGAGCAGCCGGTCGTGGGGCAGCTCGGTGACCGGCGGCCGCGCCCGGTCGGGGACCAGATCGCGGAATCCGCCGACGGCCATGCCATCGACGTAGAGCCGGTGGCCGCACCAGAGACCCGAGATCTTTACGCTGGCGGCCGACGTCCGCAGGAAACGGTGCAGCGCGGCGACGTCGATAGGCTCGGGAGTCGCCCGGTCGCCGTCGCCGCTGTCCTTGCCGCGGGTGACGTCGACGACGATGGGAAAGCCGCCGAGCCGGTCTCCCGAGCCGACGAACGGGTCCTTCTTGCGCATTTTTCCATAAATGACGACATTCGCGGACTCAGTGCGGCGGGCGCGGTCCAGAATCCACCTCGGCAGCGGCCGGGCCAGATCGAACGGGCTGTTCGCCCGGTTGAGCAGGGCCGCCGCCTTCGCCACGCCGATCGCCAGGTCGGCGACGACGGTGAGCCAGGCGACGACGAGGCCGCCGGCGAGCACCAGCAGGTCCGCCCAGGGCAGCGACGCGCCGCCCCGGACGAGCAGGACCGAGCCGGCCGCCACGACGGCGACCAGTACGGCCAGCGCCAGCGCGCCCTGCTCCGAGCTGACCTGCCGCCACAGCAGCCCGAGCACCCGCCGGACGGTGACCGGTTCGTCGCCCCGCCACTGCCGCAGCGCCGACCGCCCGCCGACCGCCCGCCGACCGCCGCGCCGACGACGAGGACGGCGATAAGGAGTGCGACGTGGTCGCCGAACCGCAATCCCATATCAACCAGCACGGCGGCGGGAGTTCCGACGAGCAGGAGCAGCAGGACGCCGTCCCGGGTACGGCGCCGTCGGCGGGAGTCCAACGCGTGCTGCAGTACCGCGGGAAGGTTCACCGAGTAGCACGGCGCCCAGGCCCGGTGCCGTTCCCGAATGGTCCTCGAGAGCACCAGGTCGGTCAGCGGGTTCGAGAGGTGGACCGCGGCGCACAGGGAACGGGTCGGCGGGCTGTCGATCGCGTCGCCGTAGTCGTCGGCCGGAAACACGCCGGTGGCAGTCGGCGGATCGGCCTCCGGTTCGAGGAATGGCGGGTCGACGGTGGCCGGGCCGGCGGCACGGCGAGATGGGCTCCAGAGCGCCATGGTTACCCCCGCATCCAGGTCGCGCAGGCCCAGAGGCCGGCCTGACGATGGAAGACCCGGCGGTG contains the following coding sequences:
- a CDS encoding 2OG-Fe(II) oxygenase, giving the protein MGTTSARAALAEALRAEARADFWSASTTRTGDLALEVEGVGPIPLPISAAVARQLIGIAQPARFGRGEETLTDPAVRHTWEVPKHLARAVWDDEVMALLLKRAQVEMGIPDDAELSAEPHSLLVYEADQFFLPHQDSEKNDLMVGTVVVTLPSVHSGGELVVRHGGEEQRFPGSETDLSIVAFYADCRHEVTEVRTGYRVALTYNLLARRDESAPQGDEATVRGLGTLLREHFTTPTPTYGGRVADPPGRLVYLLDHEYTPRSLGWSALKGADVRRVAMLRAAVERAGCEAVLALADVKTTHSAYEADDLEYQDRYWDDGEDAEDGDDAEDGDYDIQELIDETVTLTYWTGPDGGRGEQILLDVDDAEVCDSASAEDFEPHASEYEGYMGNWGNTLDRWYHRAAVVVWPREQAFANRARSSPAWALEQLAAMASAGDHAGARNAAATLEPFWDGALAVASPGAGRLVRGLLGPALRTADALADEAAATMLLRPFQLEYLTADHVEGLGRLVTRFGEPWATALLRLWSGQQKPAWSYSGRGERRTWLTEQLVGLCSGLHAAPGPSCQAAARSLLGLAEQWVTGTVGTAFRSSSPSAREQALEELAGPVAAVLAASAAVGVASTREAMRDCLRRGGDGATALAVPALRASAGRAGSAAAVFGALAADCAAWLRSRLARPQRASDDWSIELAAGGCACELCTTLRQFLAARDRRTLEWPLAKDRRQHVHGRIDAAELPVSHLTRRQGRPYTLVLDKTAELFTAAAKARSRDQADLDWLETTWKTARNGE
- a CDS encoding Txe/YoeB family addiction module toxin: MKLIWTDHAWDDYLYWQGQDRKTLKRINVLIADIKRDPEGPGIGKPELLRNNLAGLRSRRIDDEHRLVYAVEPGQITVIACRYHYQ
- a CDS encoding type II toxin-antitoxin system prevent-host-death family antitoxin — translated: MAAAISASEARKTLFPLIEQVNADHTPVEIVSKRGNAVLVSKEDWDSIVETNYLLRTPANARRLMESVEQWRSGDAVERLLDPDE
- a CDS encoding excisionase family DNA-binding protein is translated as MGELATGVVEEASVATHGKPVMPSAEEAAALVLLADVLANGDGSESRGPLPYRLVGGQHEAELPESVVEVLRQVAAAMAAGRAVSVVILDSELTVREAAELLGVPRAEMVRLLDIGEIPFTRPRSSRRVRLDGLLAYKERLGRRRRELLDEMTADAMTEGTYGMSSENWANGAA
- a CDS encoding effector-associated domain EAD1-containing protein — protein: MSDVSKYSFGNIRGVKNVAVGDYARAGDHLPADGGAAPDAGRPASEDPPGPNGEPVGLSDDEIAALAGAYQSASAVGALLRRAGIRADLLPVFGAGVNARDWWSEVGAELRNGRATAGRRKIFRAAARDYPDNPTFRRAAHGPGA